The Mycolicibacterium fluoranthenivorans genome has a window encoding:
- a CDS encoding nuclear transport factor 2 family protein, with the protein MTDTVTAYLDTWNATDAAARRALLDQHWAPGATYSDPLAEVRGHDGISAAIDAVHAQFPGFVFTLVSGPDTHHRHARFQWGLGPTGAEPVVVGFDVLSTDDDGRIAAVLGFLDKVPVAPAT; encoded by the coding sequence ATGACCGACACCGTCACTGCCTATCTGGACACCTGGAACGCCACCGATGCGGCCGCGCGCCGGGCGCTGCTGGACCAGCACTGGGCGCCGGGTGCCACCTACAGCGATCCGCTGGCCGAGGTGCGTGGCCACGACGGGATCTCGGCGGCGATCGACGCCGTGCACGCCCAATTCCCGGGATTCGTCTTCACTTTGGTGAGCGGGCCCGACACCCATCACCGGCACGCCCGTTTCCAGTGGGGCCTGGGCCCCACTGGCGCCGAGCCGGTGGTGGTCGGGTTCGATGTGCTGTCGACCGACGACGACGGCCGGATCGCCGCCGTCCTCGGCTTCCTCGACAAGGTGCCCGTCGCGCCCGCTACGTAA
- a CDS encoding cation transporter, producing MTAVPTERRRALLARRIRFLVVATISYNVVEAVVAITEGSRVSSTALIGFGLDSVIEVSSAVAVAWQFSSPDPESREKAALRIIALSFFGLAAYVSVDAITALSGDGRAEHSTVGIVLAAVSLMLMPALSYAQRRAGRELGSRSAVADSKQTLLCTYLSGVLLVGLVLNSLFGWFWADPIAGLVIAGVALKEGRDAWRGDACCAH from the coding sequence ATGACCGCAGTGCCGACCGAGCGCCGACGTGCGTTGCTGGCCCGTCGTATCCGATTCCTGGTGGTGGCGACCATCTCCTACAACGTCGTCGAAGCCGTCGTGGCGATCACCGAAGGCTCCCGCGTCTCGTCGACGGCTCTGATCGGGTTCGGCTTGGACTCGGTCATCGAGGTCTCCTCGGCTGTCGCGGTGGCGTGGCAGTTCTCGTCACCGGATCCCGAGTCCCGGGAGAAGGCCGCACTGCGCATCATCGCGCTGTCCTTCTTCGGGTTGGCCGCCTACGTGTCGGTGGACGCCATCACAGCGTTATCCGGCGACGGCAGAGCCGAGCATTCGACCGTCGGAATCGTGCTGGCCGCAGTGAGTCTGATGCTCATGCCGGCGCTGTCCTATGCCCAGCGCCGGGCGGGTCGCGAACTGGGATCCCGTTCGGCGGTGGCCGATTCCAAACAGACGCTGCTGTGCACCTACCTGTCGGGGGTGCTGCTCGTTGGGTTGGTGCTCAACAGCCTGTTCGGCTGGTTCTGGGCCGATCCGATCGCCGGCCTGGTGATCGCGGGCGTCGCGCTCAAGGAAGGCCGGGACGCCTGGCGCGGGGATGCGTGTTGCGCGCACTGA
- a CDS encoding recombinase family protein, producing the protein MLVAKRLRDGRRAKAAAGGHATGSTPYGWRSGKRGNDNPNGALVPIPAEQAALRRMAEVRDGGSSTREIAATLTAERHPTKRGGAWSSATVSRILSRRVIDSDSVAVEGNS; encoded by the coding sequence ATGCTGGTCGCCAAACGCCTGCGCGATGGCCGACGCGCCAAGGCCGCTGCCGGGGGCCACGCGACAGGATCGACGCCCTACGGTTGGCGTTCGGGAAAGCGCGGCAACGACAACCCCAACGGCGCGTTGGTTCCGATTCCGGCAGAGCAAGCCGCGTTGCGGCGCATGGCCGAAGTACGCGACGGAGGGTCCAGTACACGCGAGATCGCCGCAACGCTGACCGCCGAACGACATCCGACCAAACGCGGCGGAGCGTGGTCGAGCGCCACCGTGAGTCGCATCCTGAGTCGGCGCGTCATTGATTCCGATAGTGTTGCCGTAGAAGGGAATTCGTAG
- a CDS encoding L,D-transpeptidase has product MVQITPCAGARRAKTWSVVVALASVFVLAACSANQPPPEPQTIADKGTPFSDLLVPKLNASVTDGAVGVTVDAPVTVSAEDGVLGAVSMVDSAGAAVAGKLSPDGLTWSTTDPLDYNTRYTLTARSLGLGGEASRQMTFETHSPQNLTMPYLMPNDGDVVGIGQPVAIRFDETITNRPAAQKAIKITTKPHVEGAFYWLNNREVRWRPAAYWKPGTDVKVEVNTYGVDLGDGLFGQQNVSTHFTIGDQVIATADDATKTLTVRRNGEVVKTMPISMGKNSTPTNNGTYIIGDRFSHLIMDSSTYGVPVNSPNGYRTEVDYATQMSYSGIYVHAAPWSVGSQGRSNVSHGCLNVSTSNAQWFYENTRRGDIVEVVGTVGSPLPGTDGLGDWNIPWDQWKSGNVND; this is encoded by the coding sequence ATGGTGCAGATCACACCGTGCGCTGGTGCGCGCCGGGCGAAGACATGGTCCGTCGTGGTGGCGCTGGCGTCCGTCTTCGTGCTGGCGGCCTGTTCCGCCAACCAGCCCCCGCCCGAGCCGCAGACCATCGCGGACAAGGGCACGCCGTTCAGCGACCTGCTGGTGCCCAAGCTCAACGCCTCGGTCACCGATGGCGCGGTCGGCGTCACTGTCGACGCCCCCGTCACCGTCAGCGCCGAGGACGGCGTGCTGGGCGCGGTGAGCATGGTCGACTCCGCCGGCGCGGCAGTGGCCGGGAAACTCAGCCCGGACGGCCTGACCTGGTCGACGACGGATCCGCTGGACTACAACACCCGCTACACGCTGACCGCGCGCTCGCTGGGTCTCGGTGGCGAGGCGAGCCGCCAGATGACCTTCGAAACTCATTCGCCGCAGAACCTGACCATGCCCTACCTGATGCCCAACGACGGTGACGTCGTCGGGATCGGGCAGCCGGTGGCCATCCGGTTCGACGAGACCATCACCAACCGGCCGGCAGCGCAGAAGGCCATCAAGATCACCACGAAGCCTCATGTCGAGGGCGCCTTCTACTGGCTGAACAACCGCGAAGTGCGTTGGCGCCCAGCGGCTTACTGGAAGCCGGGAACCGATGTCAAGGTCGAGGTCAACACCTACGGGGTGGACCTGGGCGACGGGCTGTTCGGGCAGCAGAACGTCAGCACGCACTTCACCATCGGTGACCAGGTCATCGCCACCGCCGACGACGCCACCAAGACGCTGACCGTCCGGCGCAACGGTGAAGTGGTCAAGACCATGCCGATTTCGATGGGTAAGAACAGCACGCCCACCAACAACGGCACCTACATCATCGGCGACCGGTTCTCGCATCTGATCATGGATTCCTCGACCTACGGCGTTCCGGTCAACTCGCCCAACGGGTATCGCACCGAGGTGGACTACGCCACCCAGATGTCCTACAGCGGCATCTACGTGCACGCCGCCCCATGGTCGGTCGGCAGCCAGGGGCGCAGCAACGTCAGCCACGGCTGCCTCAATGTCAGCACCAGCAATGCCCAGTGGTTCTACGAGAACACCAGGCGCGGTGACATCGTCGAGGTGGTCGGCACCGTCGGGTCACCGCTGCCCGGCACCGACGGCCTCGGTGACTGGAACATTCCGTGGGATCAGTGGAAGTCGGGCAACGTCAACGACTGA
- a CDS encoding DUF899 domain-containing protein, protein MTLSAKPPVADPQTWRAALDELRIREKAATRELDAIAAARRRLPMVELPKYVLIGEDGPVCLAEVFDGHSQLITYHHMWSDGAQWQCGGCTGFTSQFTRLEFLDSYDARFVIVTNGPIEEALAYKKRVGNKMTWYSSSESTFGADVDAGPGEGFGVNVFLRDGDTVYRTWHTNGRGTEQLSHSFALIDLLPFGRQEEWLDSPDGWPSRPTYSGWLDSPDIARIYGEDPQ, encoded by the coding sequence ATGACGCTTTCAGCCAAACCACCGGTGGCCGACCCCCAGACCTGGCGCGCCGCCCTGGACGAGTTGCGGATCCGGGAGAAGGCCGCCACCCGCGAACTCGACGCCATTGCCGCCGCCCGCCGGCGACTGCCCATGGTCGAGCTACCCAAGTACGTCCTCATCGGTGAGGACGGCCCGGTGTGCCTGGCCGAGGTGTTCGACGGCCACTCGCAGCTGATCACCTATCACCACATGTGGTCCGACGGCGCGCAGTGGCAGTGCGGCGGCTGCACCGGGTTCACCTCACAGTTCACCCGGCTGGAGTTCCTGGACAGCTACGACGCCCGGTTCGTCATCGTCACCAACGGCCCCATCGAGGAAGCCCTCGCCTACAAGAAGCGGGTGGGCAACAAGATGACCTGGTACTCCTCCTCGGAGTCCACCTTCGGCGCGGATGTCGACGCGGGGCCCGGGGAAGGGTTCGGGGTGAACGTCTTCCTGCGCGACGGCGACACCGTCTACCGCACCTGGCACACCAATGGCCGCGGCACCGAGCAGCTCAGCCACAGCTTCGCGCTGATCGACCTGCTGCCGTTCGGCCGCCAGGAGGAGTGGCTCGACTCGCCGGACGGCTGGCCGTCTCGGCCCACGTACTCGGGCTGGCTGGACAGCCCGGATATCGCCCGCATCTACGGAGAGGACCCGCAATGA
- a CDS encoding SDR family oxidoreductase, with protein sequence MSGQRADAAGLRLLVVGASSGIGHAVATSAAGRGATVAVAARRLELLSSLAEEVGGSAFELDIEDTAAITSVVGAAVQALGGLDAVVFTSTVAPLAHIEDTDVATWVHAFSVNALGANNVLRAVRPHLSEDGVVLIASSHDVGRPRAGVAAYNASKAALDEILHSWRNEHPDLSLVRVGICPTEGTEILRGADRDLLAQLFESWVEHGQLPARMAALDDVANTLLSLVLTAHENPSVVPEFVQLSPRIKKVPAAN encoded by the coding sequence ATGAGCGGTCAACGTGCCGATGCGGCCGGGTTGCGACTCTTGGTGGTGGGGGCGTCCTCAGGTATCGGCCACGCCGTGGCGACCAGCGCCGCCGGCCGCGGCGCCACGGTTGCCGTGGCGGCGCGGCGTCTGGAGCTGTTGAGCAGCCTGGCCGAGGAAGTCGGTGGCTCGGCCTTTGAACTCGACATCGAGGACACGGCAGCCATCACCTCGGTCGTCGGCGCCGCAGTGCAGGCACTCGGGGGACTGGACGCGGTGGTGTTCACCAGCACCGTGGCGCCCCTGGCGCATATCGAGGACACCGACGTCGCCACCTGGGTGCACGCCTTCAGCGTCAACGCCCTCGGGGCCAACAACGTGTTGCGGGCCGTGCGGCCGCACCTGTCCGAGGACGGGGTGGTGCTGATCGCCTCCAGCCACGACGTCGGACGCCCGCGGGCCGGCGTGGCCGCCTACAATGCCAGTAAGGCGGCGCTGGACGAGATTCTGCATTCGTGGCGCAACGAGCATCCCGACCTGTCGTTGGTGCGCGTCGGCATCTGCCCGACCGAGGGCACCGAGATCCTGCGTGGCGCCGATCGTGATCTGCTGGCCCAGCTGTTCGAGTCCTGGGTGGAACACGGGCAGTTGCCCGCCCGGATGGCCGCGCTCGACGATGTCGCGAACACGCTGTTGTCCTTGGTGCTCACGGCGCACGAGAATCCCAGCGTGGTACCGGAATTCGTGCAGCTCTCGCCGCGGATCAAGAAGGTGCCTGCGGCGAACTGA
- a CDS encoding SRPBCC family protein, with translation MTDERYVVTRTIHATPHTVFALLSDPARHRDTEPGDWVRDAIDPRIITGTGQIFAMNMFFEQAGGPYVVHNLVDAFEPDRTIGWRPGQLDDAGNLAEGGWWWRYDLAPNGDGTDVTLTYDWTGTPQEFRDQVGGMPVFGVEFIDESLAALERSVT, from the coding sequence ATGACCGACGAACGCTACGTTGTCACCCGCACCATCCACGCCACACCTCACACCGTCTTCGCCCTGCTCAGCGATCCGGCGCGACATCGCGACACCGAACCCGGTGACTGGGTGCGCGACGCGATCGACCCGCGGATCATCACCGGCACCGGCCAGATCTTCGCGATGAACATGTTCTTCGAGCAGGCCGGTGGACCCTACGTCGTGCACAACCTGGTCGATGCGTTCGAACCGGACCGCACCATCGGCTGGCGCCCGGGTCAGCTCGACGATGCGGGAAATCTGGCCGAGGGTGGCTGGTGGTGGCGCTACGACCTGGCGCCCAACGGAGACGGCACCGACGTCACGCTCACCTACGACTGGACGGGGACACCACAGGAGTTCCGGGACCAGGTCGGCGGCATGCCCGTCTTCGGGGTCGAATTCATCGACGAATCGCTTGCCGCCCTGGAACGTTCGGTTACGTAG
- a CDS encoding tyrosine-type recombinase/integrase, protein MAWIAAFEINRRDDRGRPIKAYRVERYEIARDVDGQPIPRYPNRDDSPPKRLRRRETFRTAESAQDRVNEINPKVARGQSPAAQRDAGNRPLSLYAQAWLDGLTGQVKPRVLTDYRANYRRYVAQPLGDRAVASITAADVRRWRAELMEPRPRPAHARPKAMTDAEAESVTLSRSTIKHAFETLRRILDVAVVDGAITANPCASVPRTRATDPDAEPFSARPLGAAEIAAVSDHIGTVQGHPIYGLVVLFTAFTGLRAGELAGLNVGDLMLPTISGSAGSVSVTRTRRAVRGGWETSTPKSTKSRRVVPIDGWLADDLRAYLANDHPHGDPASPDYDANAVLLPGRFGRSEALPEGFWRDDIEPVRNMVLDADAPISAKTGEPDRRYTRPDPHAPATRVAPSSGYKWSVPVNPAGIAKHYLAPALARSVSSMSGGTICGTRSRS, encoded by the coding sequence ATGGCGTGGATAGCCGCATTCGAAATCAACCGCCGCGATGACCGTGGCCGACCGATCAAGGCGTACCGCGTCGAGCGGTACGAAATCGCTAGAGATGTTGACGGGCAACCGATTCCGCGCTATCCGAATCGCGACGATAGCCCGCCAAAGCGTCTGCGACGGCGCGAGACGTTCCGCACTGCCGAATCCGCACAGGACCGGGTGAACGAGATCAATCCGAAGGTGGCCCGTGGGCAATCCCCGGCCGCGCAACGCGACGCCGGAAACCGGCCGCTGAGTCTGTACGCGCAAGCGTGGCTCGATGGCCTGACCGGTCAGGTGAAACCGCGCGTGCTGACCGATTACCGAGCCAATTACCGGCGCTACGTGGCGCAGCCGTTGGGGGATCGGGCGGTGGCGTCGATTACCGCTGCCGACGTGCGGCGCTGGCGCGCAGAACTGATGGAACCGCGTCCGCGACCGGCGCACGCCCGGCCGAAGGCGATGACCGACGCCGAAGCCGAATCGGTGACTCTTTCGCGGTCGACAATCAAGCACGCTTTCGAGACCCTGCGCCGGATTCTCGACGTGGCCGTAGTCGACGGCGCCATCACCGCCAACCCGTGTGCGTCGGTGCCGCGCACCCGTGCGACCGATCCCGATGCAGAGCCGTTCTCGGCCCGGCCTCTCGGCGCTGCCGAGATCGCCGCAGTGTCCGACCACATCGGCACCGTCCAAGGCCATCCGATCTACGGTCTGGTGGTGCTGTTCACCGCTTTCACCGGTTTGCGGGCGGGGGAGTTGGCCGGGCTGAACGTCGGTGATCTCATGCTGCCCACCATCTCCGGTTCGGCCGGATCGGTATCAGTCACCAGAACGCGCCGCGCGGTTCGTGGCGGTTGGGAGACCTCGACGCCGAAATCAACCAAGTCGCGCCGCGTGGTGCCGATTGATGGCTGGCTGGCCGACGATCTGCGCGCCTACCTGGCCAACGACCATCCTCACGGCGACCCGGCGAGTCCTGACTATGACGCGAACGCCGTTCTGCTTCCCGGACGCTTTGGGCGCAGTGAAGCTCTGCCGGAAGGGTTTTGGCGCGACGATATCGAACCAGTGCGGAATATGGTTCTCGACGCCGATGCACCGATCAGTGCGAAAACGGGCGAGCCGGATCGGCGCTACACCCGTCCCGATCCGCACGCGCCCGCGACGCGCGTTGCACCGTCATCGGGCTACAAATGGTCGGTGCCGGTGAATCCGGCCGGGATCGCCAAGCACTATCTCGCCCCGGCCCTGGCGCGCTCGGTCTCGAGCATGTCCGGTGGCACGATCTGCGGCACGCGTTCGCGGTCATGA